The nucleotide sequence AACAGATACCTCTTATATGATAGGCAAGTCTTCTCGTGACAACTCTCCATCCTCCTAAATTCCTTCCGATCAAGCAATATTTTTTTTCTACATCCCACTTCGACCTTATTCTCATAAATGATATCCGTACAATCATAAACCAGGTACGGGGTTACATCATACTTGATTGTCGAAGAATAGTTCATAGGGTTTACTGCCTAGGGTCCTTTTTTATATTCATAGCTCAATTCAAGACGAAACACCGACCTGACCTAACCCGACCCGTTTACCTAATCCCGAAATCATTGATGCAACATCTAACATAAAATTAGACACCCTCTTTTAAGTTATCTAATCCCACTAGTCGAAAACCTAATATTTAAAGCTGTATTTTACTATTTTGTTAAGCGTAGATAGACTATATACAATGAGGTGTGCCTGGCCCACATAAATGGTTGCAACGTGGAACCACGTGTCAACTTTTAGACTATACTGACACGTGGAAAGGAAAAGACCAGAAGCTTACTGAATCTTTTAGTCTATAAATAAGCTCACCTCTACTCTTAACTCTCCACATCAACCAACCATTATTCCCCTTCACTTCACTGCCagccatcttttgaatctttgtGGATCGGTCGAAGATTTCTGTGACCCACTTTGTTTAATATTCACATCAACCCTAATAAACAACAATCTTTCTTTCTGATCTTGTTTTTGATCGTCAGAAAATAATGAAGGAAGTTGCTGGAAACCCTCTGCAGTTGAAGTCGATAAACCACATCTCGCTAGTATGCCGATCGGTCGAAGAATCTATAGATTTCTATACGAACGTTCTTGGATTCGTCCCGATCAGAAGGCCTGGTTCTTTTGATTTTGACGGTGCATGGTAATTTGATAACCCAATTTCGAGTAAAAGTTGAATTTACGTTTTGAGAATGTCGAGTAGATTCTCATGttgttgttgattgattattTGCAGGCTGTTTAACTTTGGAATTGGGATTCATCTATTGCAATCAGAAAACCCGGAAAACATGTCCAAGAAAAGCGAAATAAACCCCAAAGATAATCATATATCCTTCCAGGTAACCAACTTACTAGGCCATCCAATAAAAATACTAGATAATTCAGGTGTTTTATGCTAGTAGAAATGGGGGGAAAACATTGTGTTTCAGAGTTTACTAATGAAaggaaaagaaaaacaaaaagaaaataaaaatattgtgtgttttaaagtttcatttaaggaaggaaaagaaaggagaataaaacatgtcgtgttcTCGAGTTTCATtaaaggaaggaaaagaaagtaAACGAAAGAAAAACTTGGCTAAattctttagtttttttttttcttccaatTTGGGAGGAAATAGGGAAATAtatctttttttttcctttctcatTTTTCTTTTCCCTCGTTAAGTTAACTCGGGAATTTAACTAAATATGATTTTGTTTTACTGTTATTTAGTTAGGCTTTGAATTTAATAAAACCAAGACTATAATTTTGAATTGGGTGAATTGTAATCTTGactgggtaaaatcgtaatttgtcaaAGGTTACAACGATGGCAAGAGTGTAAATTTAAActagggcaaaatcgtaattttgaaccgcgGGCATAAGTGTAATTTGTTTATGTGAATCATAATTTGCCTGACActatattttatataatatatataatataattattagcctttttttaagaaaaaagttatatatatattaaataaaatatttgaGCCACCGGAAAGTGGCTCACCCATCCTGTACATGATCCAGGTTGGCCTTAAGAAATTGATAAGGATTTGTTAATAAATAAATGTTAGTTTTgatataataaataatttaaagtTGGAAATGTGTGATTACAACAACAGTGTGAGAGCATGGGGACAGTGGAGAAGAAACTGAAGGAGATGGAAATAGTTTACAAGAGACAACGAGTAGAAGAAGGTGGAATCTACGTGGACCAGTTATTCTTTCATGATCCAGATGGGTTCATGATCGAGATATGCAACTGTGATAACCTGCCGGTCATCCCTATTGCCGGAGAAATGGTCCGATCATGCTCCCGGGTAAACTTAGATATTATTATTCCTCAGAAACAAATTCAAACATTTGTTCAGATGTAAGCATGTATGGTCTTATGGttatttcattatgtttttggaCTATGGTTTGTGTTTTGTAAGGTGTAACCTTTAAGGTCGATTTAGAGGTGTTAATGTTAATTATGTAGTGTTTTGTTGTTTGTGATATTTATGTGTTGAGTGTTCTTAAATAAATTAATTACATACCATtaatttctatattttttttttgttgttgattTTACAAATGGTCAAATCTTCATATGAATGTTCATCTTCTTGAAACGCATAAAACCCAACCCATTTCATCGTTTTGGTcacaagatttttttttattattttttttaacggtcaacagaatcaatcccgagcatTCTCGGGGCACCTACtagacaaacggagtactctgagagttatccgagtccaccaccaattccgggaaaAATCCAGTAACCCACGCGTCTGTAGGCACGACGGTTAAATTACCAGTAAAAGCCGTTTGCTCAAGGATTCAACCTAGGTTTTCCTGGGTCTcttatcattgcccaccagtgcctcactgtGCACCAAGTgtgagtcgaacctgcatctctcaaaaGAAGAGAGATACAAACCTTCCACCACCACAAGATTTTGTTGCTTGGTCTTCAAACTCGTCAACTGCGGAATTGAAAACAACTGCCGAACATGTGACAATgtctttatttaagtttaaaagtaaaaatgtaTAATCTTTAATTTTAGGTTTAATGTATAGTATAAAGTTTATTAAAAATATCAATACGAACCTACTAAAAACGCTCCAACAAATCAAGAGTAATCTATCATTTGATCAAGAGTTGGTGTACTCACTTTCGTCACTTTTATTCATTATTTTCGTCTTCATGGTTTTGATTTCGTCTCTTTCGTtatttttattcattttatttTTTGTATGGTTAGTTACACTATTTTTCAAAAAGTTTGATGTTTTTATTCACTTATTTTTTATTTGAACACCATTTTTTTTCAAGTTACATTCTATCTAATCTCGTACTTGTAAGAATTTGAACTCATATCCCTTTTGGAGAAAGGCAaacaacataccactagctcatGAGCTTTCATCCACCTTAATAACTAACGGTTAAATGAAgggtatatatgttttttttaaatatatgaaCACATCATAAAAAACATCCCTAAGCTTTTTAGCCAAACATAAATGATTACTTTGAAACCggtgaaaatattttaaaatGGAGGAAAGTAACGAAGATAACCAAACCATATAAACGAAAATGATAGTTTACTGAAAAATCAAATGAATTAATTTATACTCTTTGTACTCGTTTACGTGCAGGTTAGTACAAAATTTGAAATAACTTGAATTATATTTTAATACTAGTAGTAATTGACAACCTCAACTTCAGTTGCTTGTGGTTTCTATTTCTTATTGTACCTTCTAACTTATATAATAAGAGAGAACTAATAATTCAGACTTTTTTTTATATGAGAGTAAGGCAAATTGGACTACTAATAGTCCAAACTGACAACAACTTATCCAGTGACAACTTTTACTTTCACAATCTAATTCTAGCATAGAAGTAAATATTTTACAACATTTTGATCGAGACAAAACTTATTCAATTGTTTAGTAGGAGCATGTGGAGTTAGTGAGTTACTCTTCGATAAAATGAAATTACCCTCGACAATAATAGTAAAAGTTGGTATTTGTCACATTGCTATTGTGATTTATATTGGTGAACAAGCCAAAATTTGAATAACATGTAACTAAAACAAGTATGTTTCTATAGTATTAACTATAAATAGTAACCATTGGAGTTCTATAAATAGTAACCTTATTAGGTACTCAATGAACTTAATTGTTAGTTCTTTGAACTCTTATTGTTAGCTATTAGCAAAAGGTCACCAACGCTCGTAATTCATCTATACTCATTAGCAAAAGGCCACCTACACTCGTAATTGTAGACAACGGTTGTGACCCGACCCATCACTAATTCTAAAGAAACCCAGTGCCCACAGACCCACAATGATAAAACCCCTGACTCACACATGATATTTTGTCACGAACAAGAACAGACGATCTCCTCTAGAGAAAATCACTGAAGTAGCACTAACGCACTGCTCCTTTCGTGTTTGTTCTAATCACAAGGCTTTAAATATAAAACTCTTAAGATTTAGCATGTTTTATATTAAAAGCGATAGAGAAAAACTACTACTAAAACTAAAAGTCTAATTTATTTTGAATAAAACGATTAAACATTACAAGCGCTATTACTAAACATTCATCAAACTCGTTTGAAAATTTTAACTTTTTAATTGAGTAAACCTTCTAAACCGATCAAAACAACCAGACTGAAGAAAGTCAGCTGATTTAAAATATGTACCATCCCGTGTTCACGATTAGGCTTTAAAGATTTGATTTACGGTAGTAACTTGGGACCAGCCGTTTGACATTTAttaatgagttaattactgttttcgtccctgaggtttgtcaaaaataacgatttcagtccattagtttaaaaattacgatttcagtccattagtttcattttcgtaaccatttcagtccaccaaCTTAACtcccatccatttattttgttaactttgagtgAAATTACCAAATTACCCCTATGGTTAAATTAAAAAGAAGGCTAGTCACAGGTTTTGAACCTGTGACCTTTGCTTTGAAAGGTATCTGTTAAACCAATATGCCATGTATTAAGATTGTGAATGAATTCAATTTGTTTTTCTTATAACATAGcttactcatcatcttcttccctAAACCTATTCATCATCTTCCACAAACCTTTCATTCACCACCATTAACAACCCACCACACAACAACCGACACACCACAATCCGTAAACTGTATTGGACACTCGCGCCCTCTCGGTTTCGACAACACCACGCCGGAAAGATCTCCGACGTACCGGAGATATACGGGGATTGACGGAAGTCGTTTCGCCTTGTTTCGAAGTTCACCGTAGGAACCCCGAAGCCTCGGTGTAAACCGGAGCTCGCCGGAGATCGAAGTTTACGTCGGACGAATCGCTATGTGTTCGGTATAATTTTCGTTTCTTTCGGTACCTTGTCAATTCGTTTTATACATAAAACCAAGCTGTGAATTAACGAAAACGAATTCAAAGATATTTAGTTTTTGTTTTGCTGATCGATCTGGGTTCTTGTAGGCCAACTATGaagtttatatttttaaaacacttTTATTACTTTTTAAATTTTGATTAAAAAATAACAGTTTCAGTAAACTTCGATCTGACGTAAACTTCGATCTCCGACGAGCTCCGATTTGTGTGAACTCTATAGGATTTGTGTGATTTAGGTTAGGGTTTGTGTAAGTTGCAGAGGTTGAAGGTGGTGAAATGGCAATTAGCCTGCAATTATCAAAATGAAAACAATATGATGTAAATCACAAACTTAATACATGGCTCAATGGTTGAGTGGTTGTTTTCAAAATCAAAGGTCTTGGGTTCGAATCCTGTGAACTGCATTTTTTATTACAATTTGTTAAGTTAGCaggggcaatttggtcatttcacccaaagttaacaaaataaatggatggagttaagttagtggactgaaatggttacgaaaatgaaactaatggactgaaattgcaatttttaaactaatggactgaaaccgttatttttgacaaacctcagggacgaaaacagtaattaactctttattaaTTATTATCTACAGACTTAAGGGGTCATAACACAGTTAAGTTAAAGTACAGGGGTAAAACTCAAACTAAAACTTTGATACCTGTACTTGATTAGTTGATCCGAACGGATCGGAGAAACGTCTACACTCCACCGCATTCCGTCACTGCTCCGTCGGAGATCTCCGATCAGATTACGCTGTACGTATTCCTATCGTTCTCTTTTAATAATAACACAACATACATGTATATATTGCAATTAATTTCTGTATAATGCACTTCATATCATCATCATTAGGGCTCGTATTATGGTTTTGTTACGTTTTATCATAATAATCTGCCTGATGCTTCCTTTTGTTGAGTTTCTGTAACTGCTTTGGGATCTGCACGGATATTTCGATCTATATAAAAGCATTGCTATTGGTTAGGGTTTTTATTTTACCAAATTGTGGAGGTGTTTACGAAATTGTATCTGAACTCTAGACTGTACAACTAAAATAGAGTTGTTCCAGCACCTGATTTGTGGTTTTTGTTTTCAGTTAGTTAAGTTAGGGTTTGAATTTTAGGATTAAGTTTgtatttgtgaaatttatttgtGCAAAGGGATTCTTTATATGCTATGCGGTTAATATCTTTGATATATCGGTCCCCTGGTaaaatatcggtcagaatatcggtaccgatg is from Helianthus annuus cultivar XRQ/B chromosome 9, HanXRQr2.0-SUNRISE, whole genome shotgun sequence and encodes:
- the LOC110880080 gene encoding metallothiol transferase FosB, coding for MKEVAGNPLQLKSINHISLVCRSVEESIDFYTNVLGFVPIRRPGSFDFDGAWLFNFGIGIHLLQSENPENMSKKSEINPKDNHISFQCESMGTVEKKLKEMEIVYKRQRVEEGGIYVDQLFFHDPDGFMIEICNCDNLPVIPIAGEMVRSCSRVNLDIIIPQKQIQTFVQM